The following coding sequences are from one Neurospora crassa OR74A linkage group I, whole genome shotgun sequence window:
- the bem46 gene encoding bem46 family protein: protein MSSPSVTPPAPDGNSFLVQIVSLLSSAASHLRLPVIASTGVAAILTGLLYFKQKALIYPSHMPPGSRTDIPRPSFYRIKDYEELIIPTKDGEKLSAFYIRGPKGGSNSKVTVIMFHGNAGNIGHRLPIARMLLQAAGCNIFMLEYRGYGISTGHPDESGLNIDAQTALDYLRDRAETRDHKYIVYGQSLGGAVSVKLVSKNQGRGDIAGLILENTFLSMRKLIPSIIPPARYLASLCHQVWATDTLIGNVKVPTLFLSGLQDEIVPPTHMKQLYHLSNAPIKIWKPLPNGDHNSSVLEEGYFEAIAEFIQRVSSGDPEKK from the exons ATGTCATCTCCATCTGTCACGCCTCCGGCTCCCGATGGCAATTCTTTCCTGGTGCAGATAGTGTCTCTGCTGAGCAGCGCCGCAAGCCACTTGCGCCTGCCGGTGATAGCCTCTACT GGAGTCGCCGCCATCCTCACTGGGCTGCTCTACTTCAAGCAAAA AGCCCTAATCTATCCCTCTCACATGCCCCCCGGCTCTCGAACGGACATACCTCGACCCAGCTTCTACCGCATCAAAGATTACGAAGAACTTATCATCCCGACCAAAGATGGCGAGAAGCTGTCTGCCTTTTACATTCGGGGCCCCAAGGGCGGGTCCAACTCTAAAGTGACCGTGATCATGTTCCACGGAAACGCTGGTAATATTGGCCACCGTCTACCCATCGCACGCATGTTGCTCCAAGCTGCGGGCTGCAACATCTTTATGCTCGAATACCGTGGCTACGGAATCTCCACCGGCCACCCTGACGAATCTGGGCTCAACATTGACGCCCAAACCGCCCTCGACTATCTCCGCGATCGTGCCGAGACGCGGGACCACAAGTATATCGTCTACGGCCAGAGTCTTGGTGGGGCAGTTAGTGTTAAGCTCGTGTCCAAGAACCAAGGCAGGGGCGACATTGCCGGTTTGATTCTGGAAAATACCTTTCTCAGCATGCGCAAGCTGATACCCAGCATCATTCCTCCTGCTCGGTACCTTGCATCCCTATGCCATCAGGTCTGGGCTACCGACACCTTGATCGGCAATGtcaaggtacctactttGTTTTTGAGTGGACTCCAGGACGAGATTGTGCC ACCCACTCATATGAAGCAGCTTTATCATCTCTCCAACGCTCCGATAAAGATCTGGAAGCCTCTTCCCAACGGCGACCATAACTCGAGTGTCCTCGAAGAAGGCTACTTTGAAGCCATCGCAGAATTCATCCAAAGGGTTTCCTCAGGAGACCCCGAAAAGAAATAG
- the bem46 gene encoding bem46 family protein, variant, which produces MSRHSCFSRPVPEWLLSRPRRLAKGGVAAILTGLLYFKQKALIYPSHMPPGSRTDIPRPSFYRIKDYEELIIPTKDGEKLSAFYIRGPKGGSNSKVTVIMFHGNAGNIGHRLPIARMLLQAAGCNIFMLEYRGYGISTGHPDESGLNIDAQTALDYLRDRAETRDHKYIVYGQSLGGAVSVKLVSKNQGRGDIAGLILENTFLSMRKLIPSIIPPARYLASLCHQVWATDTLIGNVKVPTLFLSGLQDEIVPPTHMKQLYHLSNAPIKIWKPLPNGDHNSSVLEEGYFEAIAEFIQRVSSGDPEKK; this is translated from the exons ATGAGCCGGCATTCCTGTTTCTCCCGCCCTGTGCCTGAATGGCTGTTGAGCCGTCCGCGTCGACTGGCCAAGGGG GGAGTCGCCGCCATCCTCACTGGGCTGCTCTACTTCAAGCAAAA AGCCCTAATCTATCCCTCTCACATGCCCCCCGGCTCTCGAACGGACATACCTCGACCCAGCTTCTACCGCATCAAAGATTACGAAGAACTTATCATCCCGACCAAAGATGGCGAGAAGCTGTCTGCCTTTTACATTCGGGGCCCCAAGGGCGGGTCCAACTCTAAAGTGACCGTGATCATGTTCCACGGAAACGCTGGTAATATTGGCCACCGTCTACCCATCGCACGCATGTTGCTCCAAGCTGCGGGCTGCAACATCTTTATGCTCGAATACCGTGGCTACGGAATCTCCACCGGCCACCCTGACGAATCTGGGCTCAACATTGACGCCCAAACCGCCCTCGACTATCTCCGCGATCGTGCCGAGACGCGGGACCACAAGTATATCGTCTACGGCCAGAGTCTTGGTGGGGCAGTTAGTGTTAAGCTCGTGTCCAAGAACCAAGGCAGGGGCGACATTGCCGGTTTGATTCTGGAAAATACCTTTCTCAGCATGCGCAAGCTGATACCCAGCATCATTCCTCCTGCTCGGTACCTTGCATCCCTATGCCATCAGGTCTGGGCTACCGACACCTTGATCGGCAATGtcaaggtacctactttGTTTTTGAGTGGACTCCAGGACGAGATTGTGCC ACCCACTCATATGAAGCAGCTTTATCATCTCTCCAACGCTCCGATAAAGATCTGGAAGCCTCTTCCCAACGGCGACCATAACTCGAGTGTCCTCGAAGAAGGCTACTTTGAAGCCATCGCAGAATTCATCCAAAGGGTTTCCTCAGGAGACCCCGAAAAGAAATAG
- the pex10 gene encoding RING-1: protein MSLTATKKPPPPLTSSPYPFAAAPDIIRAHQKDAYFQGVLTNQLTDLHRRVRGARSAHSWATETRTAADLLYLCLTTLLGNRTLGEEYCDLVQVEEPSTGGNGRIPDTQSPVEPSSEAGGPRLPSLQRRAGYIVSSVLVPYLFSRLLPSIRAALRKRLQDRLTVLARQGRGDTKGATPSTSNNKGGGFSTVSTLEYRVKRYLLTHLTSITSGAHLHALTLAVFYFSGAYYSFSKRLFGLRYVFTRRIEEGQGGRAGYEVLGVLLVVQMLVRGYLHVTAQLSSTSPLSAEEASTEASIRERAFGPGAAGTLDVSLDENAYSSNNELLVETGKSGNQRSLAEIGRTTHTPVPKGGRANYDLAANEEVMGWIKGRQQRMCTLCLEELKDPAATQCGHVFCWSCIGDWVREKPECPLCRRETMVQHILPLRVA from the coding sequence ATGTCATTGACGGCCACCAAGaagcctcctccgccgctcACGAGCTCGCCATATCCATTCGCTGCAGCCCCCGACATTATCCGCGCGCATCAAAAAGATGCCTATTTCCAGGGCGTCCTCACTAACCAGCTGACCGACCTTCACCGGCGCGTTCGCGGTGCCCGCTCCGCCCACTCCTGGGCCACCGAAACCCGTACGGCTGCCGACCTGCTCTACCTAtgcctcaccaccctcctcggcAACCGCACCTTAGGCGAGGAGTACTGCGACCTAGTCCAAGTCGAAGAGCCGAGTACGGGCGGCAACGGCAGGATACCAGACACCCAAAGCCCCGTCGAGCCCAGCAGCGAAGCCGGTGGCCCCCGTCTGCCCTCGCTCCAGCGACGAGCCGGCTACATCGTTAGTAGCGTTCTTGTCCCCTACCTTTTCAGCCGCCTGCTGCCCTCCATCCGCGCCGCGCTCCGCAAGCGCCTCCAGGACCGTCTCACCGTGCTTGCCCGCCAGGGCCGCGGCGACACCAAGGGCGCCACCCCATCTAcctccaacaacaagggCGGTGGTTTCTCCACAGTGTCAACGCTTGAGTACCGCGTGAAGCGCTACCTGCTCACACACCTGACTTCCATCACCAGCGGCGCGCACCTGCACGCCTTGACGCTGGCCGTATTCTACTTTTCGGGTGCTTACTACTCTTTCTCCAAGCGCCTCTTCGGGCTGCGTTATGTGTTCACGCGGCGCATCGAGGAGGGTCAAGGCGGTCGCGCGGGCTATGAAGTGCTCGgcgtgctgctggtggtgcagATGCTCGTCCGGGGATACCTGCATGTGACGGCGCAGCTGTCGTCAACTTCGCCGCTTAGTGCCGAGGAGGCCAGTACCGAGGCGAGCATTCGGGAGCGCGCCTTTGGGCCGGGCGCTGCGGGCACACTGGATGTGTCGTTAGATGAGAATGCCTATAGCAGCAATAACGAGTTGCTGGTGGAGACGGGCAAGTCGGGTAACCAGCGTAGTTTGGCGGAGATTGGACGGACGACGCACACCCCTGTGCCCAAGGGCGGGAGGGCGAACTACGACTTGGCGGCGAATGAGGAGGTCATGGGCTGGATCAAGGGGAGACAGCAGAGGATGTGCACGCTTTGCTTGGAAGAGCTGAAGGACCCGGCGGCGACCCAGTGCGGACATGTCTTCTGCTGGTCGTGTATTGGAGACTGGGTGCGCGAGAAGCCTGAGTGTCCGTTGTGCAGACGTGAGACGATGGTACAGCATATTCTGCCATTGAGGGTTGCTTAG
- a CDS encoding protein-ER retention protein, with the protein MDGDPVVEPELDSFSLTFPLPYRVAFIVIIAVWGWGLNLHFLHNRKIDVPSLIRYPGRSSPTQLPHHHSTYRLATLLSLSSAVSILTFWSFTRRDPKRVIDYDWIPMTNLAVTAALFVLPLRRLSVSHSGRRRLLATLRRVSVGGLAEAKDGKFGDILLADVLTSYAKVLGDLFICLCMFFTRNGSATDRPDRSCGGTYLVPLLLTIPSAIRLRQCLIEYLRVRNSPFKESTGWGGQHLANAAKYSTAFPVIILNAMLRNANTSGTPTTSLYRAWIVACLLNSLYSFYWDVAKDWDLTLFAGAQERNSPDHPFGLRRRLLIHKPVVYYFVIALDLALRCTWMIKLHPHLNTISDFESSIFLIEFCEVFRRWVWIFFRVETEWIRNTSTGLGVDDILMSNFNTRNEDEEYVD; encoded by the exons ATGGACGGTGATCCCGTGGTTGAGCCGGAGCTCGACTCCTTCAGCTTGacctttccccttccctaCCGGGTTGCCTTCATCGTGATCATAG CTGTTTGGGGCTGGGGCCTCAACCTTCACTTCCTCCATAATCGCAAGATCGACGTCCCCTCCTTAATCCGGTACCCAGGAAGATCGAGCCCAACCCAgctccctcaccaccactcgACATACCGTCTTGCGACTCTTCTTTCGCTAAGCTCCGCTGTTTCGATTCTCACATTTTGGTCGTTTACCAGGCGCGATCCAAAACGCGTTATCGACTATGACTGGATTCCCATGACCAACTTGGCAGTGACCGCAGCCCTCTTCGTGCTACCCCTGCGAAGACTGTCTGTTTCGCACTCCGGTCGACGTCGACTACTCGCAACTCTGCGCCGCGTCAGTGTGGGAGGTTTGGCTGAGGCCAAGGATGGAAAGTTTGGGGATATCTTGCTGGCTGATGTTCTCACCAGCTACGCCAAGGTCCTTGGGGACCTGTTCATATGTCTCTGCATGTTCTTCACGCGGAATGGGTCTGCTACTGACCGACCCGATCGCAGCTGCGGCGGCACCTATCTCGTACCACTTCTCCTGACGATACCAAGCGCTATTCGGCTGCGCCAGTGTCTTATCGAATATCTGCGCGTGCGAAATTCCCCTTTCAAGGAGTCCACGGGCTGGGGTGGACAACATCTCGCCAACGCGGCCAAGTACTCGACCGCGTTTCCTGTTATCATTCTAAACGCCATGTTGCGTAACGCAAACACCAGCGGTACCCCAACTACGAGCCTGTACCGTGCATGGATTGTTGCGTGTCTGCTCAACTCACTCTACAGCTTTTACTGGGACGTTGCCAAGGATTGGGATCTCACCCTCTTTGCTGGGGCACAGGAACGCAATTCTCCCGATCATCCGTTTGGTCTGCGGCGCCGCTTGCTGATCCATAAGCCCGTGGTGTACTACTTCGTCATCGCGCTGGATCTGGCACTACGGTGCACATGGATGATCAAGCTGCACCCCCATCTCAATACCATTAGCGACTTCGAGAGTTCGATCTTTTTGATCGAGTTTTGTGAAGTGTTCCGGCGGTGGGTGTGGATCTTCTTCCGGGTTGAGACCGAATGGATCCGGAACACTTCAACCGGGCTCGGCGTTGACGACATTTTGATGAGCAACTTCAATACTAGgaacgaggacgaggagtacGTGGACTAA
- a CDS encoding NUDIX domain-containing protein has translation MSASNEVGAHTTGDFPQDREEFQTIAQSIQGVQDPEIVFPTSTRTGELPTEGREESNKEDGESAKDQEEEKAIDSEASHYWDASTMKPLSPASAAAIARLRAFKPPPFPLWDRLPISRRAAVLLLLFADKRGDLRVVITMRAASMRSFSGHAALPGGKADSVEETPYQIARREAWEEIGLPMDDSKLPSPFRIEHLCYLPMNLARTELVVRPCVAFLHADDKVAPAADESLIPRLNAKEVAAVFSAPFHNFLRAHDEVPKSDEDGSQEKPPPGKWYEGSWTNWHEERWRLHFFYVPVNNQQVAKPGSRKQLKAAEEKSSNQSAIINPEDDEDLPPPTAALARGDEEESERYKVWGMTARILVDAATVAYGEEPEFEHNSHFGDERMIMGLDKLGMLGEKTKKESVFTQEDLKKASEAAKKASEASKM, from the exons ATGAGCGCTTCGAACGAAGTGGGCGCACACACCACCGGCGACTTCCCTCAAGACCGCGAAGAGTTCCAGACCATTGCTCAGAGTATTCAGGGTGTACAGGATCCCGAGATCGTATTTCCGACGTCAACAAGAACGGGTGAACTGCCAACGGAGGGACGGGAggagagtaataaagaagacgGGGAAAGCGCAAAGGatcaggaggaagagaaggctaTCGACAGCGAGGCGTCCCATTATTGGGATGCTTCGACCATGAAACCGCTTAGTCCAGCCTCGGCG GCTGCCATTGCCCGATTAAGAGCCTTCAAGCCCCCTCCCTTTCCGCTATGGGACCGCCTACCAATCAGTCGCCGCGCCGCGGTGTTGTTGCTCCTTTTCGCAGACAAGCGCGGTGATCTCCGTGTCGTCATCACCATGCGCGCCGCGAGCATGCGCAGCTTCTCTGGGCATGCCGCGCTACCCGGCGGGAAGGCAGATAGTGTAGAGGAAACACCAT ATCAAATCGCCCGCCGCGAAGCCTGGGAAGAAATCGGTCTTCCCATGGACGACAGCAAGCTCCCCTCGCCCTTCCGCATCGAACACCTCTGCTATCTGCCCATGAACCTCGCGCGCACCGAGCTAGTCGTCCGTCCCTGTGTTGCCTTTTTGCACGCCGATGACAAGGTCGCGCCAGCGGCAGACGAATCCCTGATTCCGCGCCTCAATGCCAAGGAAGTCGCCGCCGTCTTCTCCGCGCCCTTCCACAACTTTTTGCGAGCCCATGATGAAGTTCCGAAAAGCGACGAGGACGGCTCGCAAGAAAAGCCGCCGCCAGGCAAGTGGTACGAGGGCAGCTGGACGAACTGGCACGAGGAGCGGTGGCGGTTGCACTTCTTCTACGTGCCCGTCAACAACCAGCAGGTAGCCAAGCCGGGGTCACGGAAGCAGCTAAAGGCCGCCGAAGAAAAGTCGTCAAACCAAAGCGCAATCATCAACccggaagacgacgaggacttGCCGCCACCGACAGCAGCGCTCGCCCGtggggacgaggaggaaagcGAGCGATACAAGGTTTGGGGGATGACGGCAAGGATATTGGTGGACGCGGCGACGGTGGCATATGGGGAGGAGCCCGAGTTCGAGCATAACAGCCATTTTGGAGACGAGAGGATGATCATGGGGTTGGATAAGTTGGGCATGTTGGgggagaagacgaagaaggagagtGTGTTTACGCAGGAGGATCTAAAGAAGGCGAGTGaggcggcgaagaaggctAGCGAGGCGTCAAAGATGTAG
- the tcu-2 gene encoding TCU-2, variant, with translation MDHSGHDHSTHMDHSGHGDMHSGHPGMGEGAPRCSMNMLFTWNTENLCIVFRQWHIHSTFSLVVSLLAIVALAAGYEALREGIRQYEAWTNKRVETTPRQNVAAVTKRAHAIKSVLYGIQNFYAFMIMLIFMTYNGWVMLACSLGAALGYFVFGSRTTATKETACH, from the exons ATGGATCACTCCGGCCACGACCACAGCACCCACATGGACCACTCCGGCCACGGCGACATGCACTCGGGTCATCCTGGGATGGGCGAAGGAGCGCCGAGGTGTAGCATGAACATGCTCTTCACCTGGAATACGGAGAACCTCTGCATCGTCTTCCGCCAATGGCACATCCACTCGACCTTCAGTCTCGTAGTCTCCCTTCTCGCCATCGTCGCGTTGGCGGCCGGATACGAGGCACTTCGCGAGGGCATTAGACAGTATGAGGCATGGACTAATAAGAGGGTGGAGACTACGCCTC GGCAAAATGTGGCTGCAGTCACCAAGCGGGCCCACGCCATCAAGTCGGTCTTGTATGGGATCCAGAACTTTTATGCGTTCATGATCAT gCTCATCTTCATGACGTACAATGGCTGGGTCATGCTGGCTTGCTCTTTGGGAGCTGCGTTGGGATACTTCGTTTTTGGGTCCCGTACTACTGCTACCAAGGAAACTGCTTGCCATTAG
- the tcu-2 gene encoding TCU-2, with the protein MDHSGHDHSTHMDHSGHGDMHSGHPGMGEGAPRCSMNMLFTWNTENLCIVFRQWHIHSTFSLVVSLLAIVALAAGYEALREGIRQYEAWTNKRVETTPHPREQYRDDDDDDDVEQQLEDEERLAETTMPWLLGQNVAAVTKRAHAIKSVLYGIQNFYAFMIMLIFMTYNGWVMLACSLGAALGYFVFGSRTTATKETACH; encoded by the exons ATGGATCACTCCGGCCACGACCACAGCACCCACATGGACCACTCCGGCCACGGCGACATGCACTCGGGTCATCCTGGGATGGGCGAAGGAGCGCCGAGGTGTAGCATGAACATGCTCTTCACCTGGAATACGGAGAACCTCTGCATCGTCTTCCGCCAATGGCACATCCACTCGACCTTCAGTCTCGTAGTCTCCCTTCTCGCCATCGTCGCGTTGGCGGCCGGATACGAGGCACTTCGCGAGGGCATTAGACAGTATGAGGCATGGACTAATAAGAGGGTGGAGACTACGCCTC ACCCTCGAGAACAGTAtcgcgatgatgatgatgatgatgacgttGAACAACAacttgaagatgaagaacgTCTTGCTGAGACTACCATGCCGTGGTTACTAGGGCAAAATGTGGCTGCAGTCACCAAGCGGGCCCACGCCATCAAGTCGGTCTTGTATGGGATCCAGAACTTTTATGCGTTCATGATCAT gCTCATCTTCATGACGTACAATGGCTGGGTCATGCTGGCTTGCTCTTTGGGAGCTGCGTTGGGATACTTCGTTTTTGGGTCCCGTACTACTGCTACCAAGGAAACTGCTTGCCATTAG
- a CDS encoding 3-hydroxyanthranilate 3,4-dioxygenase, with protein MLSSPVNLPKWLEENSHLLKPPINNYCVYNDDFTVMIVGGPNARTDYHINQTPEWFYQYKGAMMLKVVDDGNFRDIIIREGEMFLLPGNTPHNPVRFADTVGIVLEQKRPADTIDRMRWYCQNCKEIVHEASFHCTDLGTQIKAAVEAFKGNEQLRTCKKCGVLADWSPKPGSIQDPNVQ; from the exons ATGCTTTCCTCACCAGTAAACCTGCCGAAATG GCTCGAAGAAAACTCTCACCTTCTGAAGCCGCCCATCAACAACTACTGCGTTTACAATGATGATTTCACCGTCATG ATCGTTGGTGGCCCCAACGCCCGCACGGATTACCACATCAACCAAACCCCCGAGTGGTTCTACCAGTACAAGGGCGCCATGATGCTCAAGGTGGTCGACGACGGAAACTTCAGAGATATAATCATCCGCGAGGGCGAGATGTTCCTCCTGCCAGGCAACACCCCGCACAACCCGGTGCGGTTCGCCGACACGGTCGGTATCGTGCTGGAACAGAAGCGTCCCGCCGACACCATCGACCGCATGAGGTGGTACTGCCAGAACTGCAAGGAGATTGTGCACGAGGCGAGCTTCCACTGCACCGATTTGGGAACGCAGATCAAGGCGGCCGTGGAAGCCTTTAAGGGTAATGAGCAGCTGAGGACTTGTAAGAAGTGTGGTGTGCTGGCAGATTGGAGCCCCAAGCCTGGATCGATCCAGGATCCGAACGTGCAGTGA
- a CDS encoding 2-keto-4-pentenoate hydratase, which translates to MSLTFRRGLTTMASLKKASKVVCIGRNYADHITELNSAKPKQPFFFLKPPSSIILPGEGPVIRPRGVDMHYEVELALILGKRVRDHDASDLQGALDAIDSYALSIDMTARNVQNEAKKKGLPWDIAKGFDTFLPMSKLIEKSRIQDPHNIELYLKVNDEVRQNDSTNLMLFQIPRILSDISKVMTLEAGDIVLTGTPKGVGPVVPGDVMRAGIRVDGKEIEEAKIEIAVEESTRAYEYAET; encoded by the exons ATGAGTCTCACATTCAGGAGAGGATTGACCACCATGGCCTCGCTCAAGAAGGCCTCCAAGGTTGTCTGCATTGGCCGCAACTATGC GGACCACATCACGGAGCTGAACAGCGCAAAGCCCAAGcagcctttcttcttcctcaagcCTCCTTCGTCCATTATCCTTCCCGGAGAAGGACCCGTCATCCGGCCCCGTGGTGTTGATATGCACTACGAGGTTGAGCTTGCTCTGATCCTCGGCAAGCGTGTCAGAGACCATGACGCTTCGGACTTGCAGGGAGCTCTGGATGCCATTGATA GCTATGCTCTCAGCATCGACATGACGGCACGCAATGTCCAGAatgaggccaagaagaagggcctCCCCTGGGACATTGCCAAGGGATTCGACACATTCCTGCCCATGAGCAAGCTCATTGAGAAGTCCCGTATTCAGGACCCTCACAATATCGAGCTCTATCTCAAGGTCAACGATGAGGTCCGTCAGAACGACTCCACCAACTTGATGCTCTTCCAGATTCCCCGCATCCTTAGCGATATCTCCAAGGTTATGACGCTCGAGGCCGGTGACATCGTCCTGACTGGCACTCCCAAGGGTGTTGGCCCAGTTGTCCCCGGCGATGTCATGCGCGCCGGTATCCGTGTGGATGGCAAGGAAATTGAGGAGGCCAAGATCGAGATCGCGGTCGAGGAGTCTACCCGCGCGTACGAGTATGCTGAGACGTAA